The following are from one region of the Pleurodeles waltl isolate 20211129_DDA chromosome 4_1, aPleWal1.hap1.20221129, whole genome shotgun sequence genome:
- the LOC138287599 gene encoding cyclin-dependent kinase inhibitor 1-like — MARALLHLRRETLRIHQQGEQLNTSVNPEENRIQAYRVRRNLFGPVDHDLLQQDLQQFLRNSIELAGRKWNFDFVRDTPSVGMLEWEELGYHEVPAFYRSQILDGDETLHCTVAEQRPCCAGTVLRERNGGIDEEKQEGKKRQKEIKEYFSVKKQVISRNLSATKR, encoded by the exons AGAAACACTAAGGATCCATCAACAAGGCGAGCAGCTGAACACTTCTGTTAATCCTGAGGAGAACAGGATCCAGGCCTATCGGGTCCGAAGGAACTTGTTCGGTCCAGTGGATCATGATCTGTTGCAGCAGGACCTTCAGCAGTTCCTTCGGAATAGCATCGAGCTGGCTGGCAGGAAATGGAACTTTGATTTCGTAAGGGACACTCCATCGGTAGGCATGCTGGAATGGGAGGAGCTGGGTTACCACGAGGTGCCTGCATTCTATAGAAGCCAGATCCTAGATGGCGATGAGACTCTTCACTGTACAGTGGCAGAGCAGCGGCCATGCTGTGCTGGGACGGTGTTGAGGGAAAGAAATGGAGGTATAGATGAGGAGAAGCAAGAAGGCAAGAAGAGACAGAAGGAAATCAAAG AGTACTTCTCGGTGAAGAAACAAGTAATTTCCCGCAACCTATCTGCCACAAAGAGATAG